Proteins encoded together in one Diabrotica undecimpunctata isolate CICGRU chromosome 3, icDiaUnde3, whole genome shotgun sequence window:
- the LOC140436078 gene encoding uncharacterized protein has product MSGHDGMDQYGSLPYIEGLTQSLTRLFSQFNIKIANYNNKKLNLFYSRLKDPVSLEKNCNVIYGIPCECGKIYIGHTSQRLSKRLALHKSDCKHKPLATSLSIHVNENDHRVLYDEAIILDRAEKEAHRKILDMCYIHNCSNSLNHKKDVDNLSSIYT; this is encoded by the coding sequence ATGTCTGGTCATGATGGTATGGATCAGTATGGATCATTACCGTATATAGAAGGTTTAACACAATCTCTCACTAGACTATTTAGtcaatttaacataaaaatagccaattataacaacaaaaaactCAATTTGTTCTATTCTAGACTAAAAGATCCAGTTTCACTAGAGAAGAACTGCAACGTAATCTATGGTATACCTTGTGAATGTGGCAAAATATACATAGGTCATACAAGTCAACGACTTAGTAAGCGCCTAGCTCttcacaaaagtgactgtaaacATAAACCCCTAGCAACCAGTTTGAGCATTCATGTCAATGAGAATGACCATCGTGTCCTATATGATGAGGCTATAATTCTAGATAGAGCTGAAAAAGAAGCTCATCGTAAAATCTTAGACATGTGTTATATTCATAATTGTTCTAATTCACTAAACCACAAAAAAGATGTTGATAACTTAAGTTCCATCTATACTTAA